The following coding sequences are from one Actinomycetota bacterium window:
- a CDS encoding ribose-phosphate diphosphokinase, with product MASEESKRLMMFSGRSIPALAQEIAGHLGIHLGEVELATFSSGEIYVRYLESVRGAEVFVVQTLCDPINDYLVELLIMIDALKRASAHRISAVVPFYGYARQDKKAAAREPITAKLVADILMTAGINRVITVDLHAGQIQGFFNVPVDHLTGLPLLVDYFKEKNLENLVIVSPDVGRVKMAKKFSDRIGATLAILHKSRPAHNVAEISHVIGEVEGRPCLLVDDMVDTAGTLSNGAQALMEHGAKEVFAAATHPVLSGPAIDRIAKSPIKELVVLDTLPIPENKLLSRIKVVSIAQLFAEAIRNVYEDRSVSELFDGQNQD from the coding sequence ATGGCTAGCGAAGAAAGCAAACGGTTGATGATGTTTAGCGGCCGGTCCATACCGGCGCTCGCCCAGGAGATCGCGGGGCATCTCGGGATACATCTGGGTGAGGTGGAGTTGGCGACCTTCAGCAGCGGCGAAATCTACGTTCGGTACCTCGAAAGCGTGCGGGGCGCCGAGGTCTTTGTCGTTCAAACATTGTGTGATCCCATAAACGACTATCTGGTCGAGCTGCTGATCATGATCGACGCGCTCAAACGCGCTTCCGCGCACCGGATTTCCGCGGTTGTCCCATTTTACGGCTACGCGAGGCAGGACAAGAAGGCGGCCGCGCGAGAGCCCATCACAGCGAAGCTCGTCGCCGACATCTTGATGACCGCCGGTATCAACAGAGTGATAACGGTAGACCTGCATGCCGGGCAGATACAAGGCTTCTTCAACGTCCCTGTCGACCACCTGACGGGCCTTCCGCTCCTGGTGGACTACTTTAAAGAGAAAAACCTCGAAAATCTGGTTATTGTCTCGCCCGACGTCGGCAGGGTAAAAATGGCTAAGAAGTTTTCGGACAGAATCGGGGCGACGCTTGCTATTCTTCATAAGAGCCGACCGGCGCATAATGTCGCCGAGATATCGCACGTTATAGGTGAAGTCGAAGGAAGGCCGTGTCTGCTCGTCGACGACATGGTGGATACCGCCGGGACGCTGAGCAACGGCGCCCAGGCGCTTATGGAGCACGGCGCGAAAGAGGTCTTCGCCGCCGCGACGCATCCGGTACTATCCGGTCCGGCAATCGACAGGATAGCCAAGTCGCCGATAAAAGAGCTGGTGGTCTTGGACACGCTTCCGATACCGGAGAATAAGCTTCTATCCAGGATAAAGGTCGTCTCCATCGCACAGCTCTTTGCTGAGGCGATTAGAAATGTATACGAGGACAGGTCGGTAAGCGAGCTTTTCGACGGGCAAAACCAAGACTAG
- the glmU gene encoding bifunctional UDP-N-acetylglucosamine diphosphorylase/glucosamine-1-phosphate N-acetyltransferase GlmU yields MNLAVIVLAAGEGTRMKSSTPKVLHAVCGRPMLHYVVDAARALEPKKIIVVVGHKAEEVMSAVDGVEFALQEEQLGTGHAVMASRPMLSGFEGSLVILSGDTPLIRPETISELIDAYHTAGAAVGILTARLDNPTGYGRIVRAADGSVAAIVEEKDATEEEKRIDETNSGIYCFDSEKLFAALGQVGADNEQKEYYLTDVIEILREQGAAVAARTAGDADEIAGVNSRVQLAQADKVMRHRVNEGYMLRGVTIIESASTFITPGAQIGADTIIYPMTFIDAETIIGEGCVVGPSSRLKGSKVGDNTTIDNSIVLQSTIEDDATIGPFAHVRPGTHVKTGAKVGGFVEIKNSELGIDSKVPHLSYIGDALIGDYVNIGAGTITCNYDGFEKHRTVVEAGAFIGSDTMLVAPVKVGKGSFTGAGSVISKDVPEDSLAIERSEQRTIGDWAKKRRKKARRPEQ; encoded by the coding sequence ATGAACCTTGCTGTGATTGTTTTGGCCGCGGGTGAGGGAACCCGCATGAAATCGTCGACGCCGAAAGTTCTCCACGCCGTCTGCGGGAGGCCGATGTTGCACTATGTCGTCGATGCGGCCCGCGCGCTTGAGCCGAAAAAGATTATAGTCGTCGTCGGTCATAAGGCCGAGGAGGTCATGTCCGCCGTCGACGGCGTCGAGTTCGCCCTCCAAGAGGAGCAGCTCGGTACGGGGCATGCGGTGATGGCGAGCCGTCCGATGCTCTCCGGATTTGAGGGTAGTCTTGTGATCTTAAGCGGTGATACGCCCCTTATCAGACCCGAGACGATATCCGAACTCATCGATGCCTACCATACCGCGGGCGCCGCCGTCGGCATTTTGACCGCGCGGCTCGATAATCCTACCGGATATGGCAGAATCGTTCGGGCGGCCGATGGTTCGGTCGCAGCCATCGTCGAGGAAAAGGACGCGACCGAGGAGGAGAAAAGAATCGACGAGACCAATTCCGGGATTTACTGTTTTGACTCGGAGAAGCTATTTGCGGCTTTGGGGCAAGTTGGCGCCGACAACGAGCAGAAAGAGTATTATCTGACCGACGTCATCGAAATCCTGCGCGAGCAGGGTGCCGCGGTCGCCGCACGCACCGCGGGCGACGCCGATGAAATCGCCGGCGTAAACTCACGGGTGCAGTTGGCGCAGGCGGATAAGGTTATGCGCCACAGAGTCAACGAGGGCTATATGCTGCGCGGCGTGACCATCATCGAATCCGCATCGACCTTTATAACGCCCGGCGCCCAAATCGGCGCCGACACCATCATTTATCCGATGACCTTTATAGATGCCGAGACAATCATCGGCGAGGGATGTGTTGTGGGGCCATCCTCGCGACTGAAGGGCTCCAAGGTCGGGGATAATACTACGATAGACAATTCCATAGTGCTCCAGAGCACCATAGAGGACGACGCGACCATCGGCCCGTTCGCTCATGTTCGACCGGGGACGCATGTCAAGACGGGGGCCAAGGTCGGCGGTTTTGTAGAGATAAAAAACAGCGAGCTGGGCATCGACAGCAAAGTGCCGCATCTCAGCTATATCGGGGACGCACTAATCGGCGATTATGTTAATATAGGTGCGGGAACCATAACCTGTAATTATGACGGTTTCGAGAAACATAGGACCGTCGTCGAGGCCGGCGCTTTCATCGGAAGCGACACCATGCTCGTCGCCCCCGTCAAAGTAGGCAAGGGTTCGTTTACGGGCGCGGGTTCGGTTATCTCTAAAGACGTGCCCGAGGATAGCTTGGCGATTGAGCGTTCAGAGCAGCGGACAATCGGCGACTGGGCTAAGAAGCGAAGAAAAAAGGCGAGACGGCCTGAACAGTAA
- the spoVG gene encoding septation regulator SpoVG, translated as MEITKVSIRPVEMNKVKAIASITIDDQFVVHDLRVVEGDKGLFVAMPSRKLPNGDFRDIAHPINSETRERIQAAVIEEYKGQLDQ; from the coding sequence ATGGAAATTACAAAGGTGAGCATTCGACCGGTAGAGATGAACAAGGTGAAAGCGATAGCGAGCATTACCATCGATGACCAGTTTGTCGTTCACGATTTGCGAGTCGTCGAAGGGGACAAAGGCCTATTTGTCGCTATGCCCAGCCGTAAGTTGCCAAACGGCGATTTCAGGGATATCGCCCATCCTATCAACAGTGAGACTCGGGAGCGCATCCAAGCCGCGGTAATCGAGGAGTACAAGGGGCAGCTCGATCAATAG
- a CDS encoding Rid family detoxifying hydrolase, giving the protein MNKITIITEGAPLPVGPYSQGIRAENLVFVSGQIPLDPNTGELVDGDMRVQTQRALKNVEAILLAGNSSFDKTLKMTVYLSDIADFSTVNDVFGEIFSQQPPAREAVQVAALPKGARIEISAIGLATTQ; this is encoded by the coding sequence ATGAATAAGATAACGATAATAACCGAAGGCGCACCGCTTCCCGTGGGACCATATTCGCAGGGGATACGGGCCGAGAACCTCGTCTTTGTCTCGGGTCAGATTCCGCTCGACCCGAATACGGGGGAACTCGTCGACGGCGACATGCGAGTGCAGACGCAGCGCGCTCTTAAGAATGTCGAAGCCATCCTTTTAGCGGGAAACAGTTCGTTTGACAAGACTTTAAAGATGACGGTGTATCTGAGCGATATAGCTGATTTTTCAACCGTCAACGATGTTTTCGGTGAAATATTTTCCCAACAGCCGCCTGCCAGAGAAGCGGTTCAAGTCGCAGCTCTGCCAAAGGGCGCTAGGATAGAGATTTCAGCCATCGGGTTGGCAACCACACAGTAA
- a CDS encoding nucleotidyltransferase family protein — translation MVDAIVLAGGNARGLAPVAAKGMVPINGRPMYEYIVETLLSCADIGRICVVLPSEEGTSHMDDRVTIKVASGSLPQVAKAGFESLAAKKPVLMLSADIPLVTVEAVGDFLLRCAKRDVDICYPIIRYGEPERRFPGMKRTYVRLREGRFTGGNIMLMNPVVVSKNMDLMEDVYDMRKSPMKLFQILGFWFLVGFFLGMLDIRRMEQRVGDVLNATCAGIETPFIEIGVDVDKESDLKLVEAVLSGGRHE, via the coding sequence TTGGTAGACGCGATTGTCCTGGCCGGAGGCAATGCTCGTGGGCTCGCGCCGGTTGCGGCCAAAGGAATGGTCCCGATAAACGGCAGGCCCATGTATGAATATATTGTCGAGACTCTTTTGAGTTGCGCCGATATCGGCCGGATTTGCGTAGTGCTCCCCTCCGAAGAGGGAACGTCTCATATGGATGACCGGGTAACGATCAAGGTCGCGAGTGGTAGTTTGCCGCAAGTGGCAAAGGCCGGTTTTGAGTCTTTGGCGGCGAAGAAGCCGGTCCTTATGCTCTCGGCCGATATCCCGTTGGTAACCGTTGAGGCCGTCGGCGATTTTCTGCTTCGATGCGCAAAACGCGATGTCGATATATGTTATCCGATTATCCGTTACGGTGAGCCCGAGCGCCGTTTTCCCGGCATGAAGCGGACCTATGTCCGTTTGCGGGAAGGAAGATTCACGGGGGGGAATATTATGCTTATGAACCCGGTCGTGGTCTCGAAGAACATGGATTTGATGGAAGACGTTTATGATATGCGAAAGAGCCCGATGAAGCTCTTTCAAATACTTGGTTTTTGGTTTCTGGTCGGGTTCTTTCTGGGGATGCTCGACATTCGCCGGATGGAGCAACGAGTGGGCGATGTGTTAAACGCCACATGCGCGGGGATTGAGACGCCGTTTATAGAGATAGGGGTCGATGTCGACAAAGAATCGGATTTAAAATTGGTCGAAGCAGTTCTCTCTGGGGGTCGACATGAATAA
- a CDS encoding 4-(cytidine 5'-diphospho)-2-C-methyl-D-erythritol kinase codes for MTAETSKNLLTIKAFAKINLYLDVISRYPDGYHRIVSIMQSVSLHDLLEISEAPYPVIDVRCTAGGLSGTTNLAYRAALELREQTGVRAGARISIKKNIPIAAGLAGGSADAAATLFGLDRLWGLDLSSEYLKEIATRIGADVPFCLIGGTMLAEGKGEILASLTPVPDVSLVIATPPMPVSTAEVYRQFDEAGPAPLGKKDEILSALYHGDARGIAGSLNNLLEYVVLKRYPIILEAKDIALASGALAALMSGSGPSVFALCGDEVAALEVARAMRLHDSSFFVEVVKPARTGVELV; via the coding sequence ATGACGGCTGAGACCAGCAAAAATTTGCTTACGATTAAGGCTTTCGCCAAGATAAACCTTTACCTCGACGTAATCTCGCGCTATCCCGACGGATACCACCGGATTGTAAGTATCATGCAAAGCGTCTCACTCCATGATTTGCTCGAAATATCCGAAGCGCCCTATCCGGTCATCGACGTGCGTTGTACCGCGGGGGGCTTAAGCGGAACGACCAACCTGGCGTATCGGGCGGCGCTGGAGTTGAGGGAGCAGACCGGTGTTAGGGCGGGCGCTCGCATAAGCATCAAGAAGAACATTCCCATCGCGGCCGGATTGGCGGGAGGAAGCGCCGATGCGGCCGCGACGCTTTTCGGCCTCGACCGTCTATGGGGCCTCGACCTTTCAAGCGAGTATCTCAAAGAGATAGCGACTAGAATCGGTGCCGACGTACCGTTCTGCCTTATCGGCGGCACTATGCTGGCCGAGGGCAAAGGCGAGATACTGGCGTCCCTGACACCGGTGCCCGATGTTTCGCTGGTAATAGCGACCCCACCGATGCCTGTCTCTACCGCGGAGGTCTACCGTCAGTTCGATGAGGCGGGGCCGGCGCCGCTTGGGAAAAAAGACGAGATATTGAGCGCGCTTTACCACGGCGACGCCCGAGGCATCGCGGGTTCACTCAACAATCTTCTCGAATATGTAGTGCTCAAACGCTATCCCATAATTTTAGAGGCCAAAGATATAGCGCTTGCGTCCGGGGCGCTTGCGGCGTTGATGTCGGGAAGCGGCCCATCGGTCTTCGCGCTCTGCGGCGATGAGGTTGCGGCGCTCGAGGTCGCGCGGGCTATGCGCCTCCACGACAGCTCGTTCTTTGTGGAGGTTGTAAAACCGGCGCGTACCGGTGTGGAACTGGTGTAA
- a CDS encoding Veg family protein, with amino-acid sequence MALIQVPHAEVVDRIRKELDEFVGEKMRLKANMGRCKIIEREGVLEETHPNLFVVKVEEKRDRCRRVSYSYADVLTKTVELSNPDNGENLLPWLIQ; translated from the coding sequence ATGGCATTAATTCAAGTGCCCCATGCCGAAGTCGTCGATCGTATTCGGAAGGAGCTTGACGAGTTCGTAGGCGAAAAAATGCGTCTTAAGGCAAATATGGGGCGCTGCAAAATCATAGAAAGAGAGGGTGTTCTTGAAGAGACACACCCTAATTTGTTCGTCGTCAAAGTCGAGGAGAAGAGGGATCGTTGCAGGAGGGTCTCTTATAGCTACGCCGACGTTTTGACCAAGACGGTCGAACTTTCAAACCCCGATAACGGGGAAAACTTACTACCTTGGCTCATTCAATAA
- the rsmA gene encoding 16S rRNA (adenine(1518)-N(6)/adenine(1519)-N(6))-dimethyltransferase RsmA: protein MTLATPHATLEVVKKFSLRLDKSLGQHFLVDQNILNKIVDAADLSADDVVLEVGPGIGTLTQALAERAGKVISLELDRRLEPVLEYTLKDFPNAEVVFIDALKADLPHLPGGLPVPNKLVANLPYQIATPLLAGYLDNFEELKLYVVMIQKEVADRVTAKPATRDYGVFSVKAQFYCDINKVATISRNVFIPPPEVRSAVIKMERYVEPSADVVDRDLFFAVVKGAFGMRRKTIKNALAGSEPLRLDPSTLGELLHRAGIDPLRRGETLSIDEFARIADVIYKETHR from the coding sequence GTGACTCTAGCTACGCCACACGCGACACTGGAAGTTGTCAAAAAATTTAGCCTCAGGCTCGATAAGAGCCTGGGGCAACATTTTTTGGTAGACCAGAATATCCTAAATAAAATCGTCGACGCCGCGGACCTCTCGGCCGACGACGTCGTTCTCGAAGTCGGCCCCGGCATCGGAACCCTTACCCAGGCCTTGGCCGAACGAGCGGGCAAAGTCATATCGCTCGAACTCGACCGGCGGCTAGAGCCGGTCCTCGAATACACGCTCAAAGACTTCCCCAATGCCGAGGTGGTCTTTATCGATGCGCTCAAGGCGGACTTGCCGCACCTTCCAGGAGGTCTGCCGGTTCCAAACAAGCTGGTGGCGAACCTTCCTTATCAAATAGCGACACCGCTTCTCGCCGGCTATCTCGACAACTTCGAAGAACTAAAGCTTTATGTGGTCATGATCCAAAAAGAAGTCGCCGATAGGGTCACGGCAAAACCCGCGACTCGGGATTATGGCGTGTTTTCGGTAAAAGCGCAGTTCTACTGCGATATAAACAAGGTCGCGACGATATCGAGAAACGTCTTTATCCCTCCACCGGAGGTGCGGTCGGCGGTTATCAAGATGGAGCGTTATGTCGAGCCGAGCGCGGACGTAGTCGACCGCGACCTCTTCTTCGCGGTCGTCAAAGGTGCTTTCGGGATGCGGAGAAAGACCATAAAGAATGCTCTGGCCGGGAGTGAGCCGCTCCGTCTCGACCCCTCTACCTTAGGTGAGCTGCTCCATCGAGCCGGCATCGACCCGCTGCGCCGCGGAGAGACGCTTTCAATAGATGAGTTTGCGCGTATAGCGGACGTCATCTATAAGGAGACGCATAGGTAG
- a CDS encoding DUF348 domain-containing protein produces the protein MMKARFPQLAGGFGVRKYEVLLLALIMVLVLMDMVYSEAKVNLVIDGEAKTITTRGRTVAAVLNENGVTIKASDEVTPEPSDRVREGMTVKIQQAVPLKIRINEAEFGVMSTNGTVGGALEDIGLRLKPADKVEPSIDTRLKAGLAINVALVTSKFEVTKTTIPYETVNKTDAGLDYGKKKVVAAGKQGLLVKIVEVVYEGDRPVTRSVKSQSVVTPPSSEVVAVGTKRKVARLVGSSVSRGATRAPAGKTVVMEATAYAPNYGPGVGSITASGMRAQRGVVAVDPRVIPLGTRVYVEGYGEAIAADTGGAIKGNRIDLCYNTPGECFKFGRRDVKVTILE, from the coding sequence TTGATGAAGGCACGTTTTCCTCAGCTAGCCGGCGGTTTTGGTGTAAGAAAGTACGAAGTGCTTCTTCTCGCGCTAATTATGGTACTTGTCTTGATGGATATGGTTTACAGTGAAGCTAAAGTAAACCTGGTCATCGATGGAGAGGCGAAGACGATAACGACGCGAGGCCGGACTGTGGCTGCTGTATTGAACGAAAACGGCGTAACGATCAAGGCATCAGACGAAGTAACGCCCGAACCCTCCGACCGAGTTAGGGAGGGTATGACAGTAAAAATACAACAAGCCGTACCATTGAAAATAAGAATCAACGAAGCTGAATTTGGAGTGATGTCGACTAACGGCACCGTTGGAGGAGCCCTGGAAGACATCGGGTTACGTCTAAAGCCCGCCGATAAAGTGGAGCCGAGTATCGACACGAGGCTCAAGGCAGGCTTAGCGATTAACGTAGCGCTGGTGACGAGCAAGTTTGAAGTCACCAAGACCACTATTCCTTATGAGACCGTAAACAAGACGGACGCGGGTCTCGATTATGGGAAGAAGAAGGTCGTAGCGGCGGGCAAGCAAGGTTTGCTCGTAAAGATTGTCGAAGTTGTGTACGAAGGCGACCGGCCGGTCACGAGAAGTGTTAAATCTCAGAGTGTTGTGACGCCGCCGTCGAGCGAGGTGGTGGCGGTCGGCACAAAACGTAAGGTCGCCCGATTGGTAGGGTCCAGTGTATCGCGAGGGGCTACTCGTGCTCCCGCCGGAAAGACGGTTGTTATGGAAGCTACCGCCTATGCGCCGAATTACGGCCCGGGCGTCGGCAGCATAACCGCTAGCGGCATGAGAGCACAGAGAGGCGTCGTCGCGGTAGACCCGAGAGTTATTCCTCTGGGCACAAGGGTGTATGTCGAAGGTTATGGCGAAGCGATCGCAGCGGATACCGGTGGAGCGATTAAAGGAAATCGTATCGACCTGTGCTATAACACACCGGGGGAATGCTTTAAGTTTGGCCGACGGGATGTAAAAGTTACCATCCTGGAATAG
- a CDS encoding TatD family hydrolase — MGNKRGGLTDSHAHLDFYGSEPKIEKVLARAAENGVTGIITIADSLESSYRVVELARKYSEVYAAVGVHPHNASDVNPETLKELERLAKEPKVVAIGEIGLDYHKNHSPHLVQRKVFEQQLELAKKLKLPVIVHDRDADADVMGALIKHGTKKGVFHCFSGDLAFAEKVLAMNFYISIAGPVTFKNAGALAGIAKFVPLTKLLVETDSPYLTPHPYRGRKNEPAHVRLVAEKIAELKEIDVSAVEASTQENIRLLFGIA; from the coding sequence ATGGGTAATAAAAGAGGCGGTTTGACCGATAGCCATGCGCATTTGGATTTCTATGGCTCAGAGCCTAAGATAGAAAAAGTATTGGCGCGCGCGGCCGAGAACGGTGTAACCGGTATAATCACGATTGCGGATAGTCTTGAGAGCAGCTATAGGGTCGTCGAGCTGGCCCGGAAGTACAGTGAGGTATACGCCGCGGTCGGCGTCCATCCCCACAACGCGAGCGACGTCAACCCCGAGACGCTCAAAGAGTTGGAGCGCCTGGCAAAAGAGCCGAAGGTCGTGGCAATAGGGGAGATAGGACTCGACTACCATAAGAACCACTCGCCCCATCTGGTGCAGCGGAAAGTCTTTGAGCAACAGCTCGAGCTGGCCAAGAAATTGAAATTGCCGGTCATAGTCCACGATCGCGATGCGGATGCGGATGTTATGGGGGCGCTTATCAAACATGGGACCAAAAAGGGGGTCTTTCACTGCTTCAGTGGAGACCTGGCGTTTGCCGAAAAAGTTCTCGCCATGAATTTCTATATATCGATCGCCGGCCCCGTCACGTTCAAAAACGCGGGCGCATTGGCCGGTATAGCCAAATTCGTTCCTTTGACCAAACTCCTCGTCGAAACCGATTCACCGTATCTTACACCTCACCCGTACCGGGGCCGCAAAAACGAGCCCGCGCATGTGCGCTTGGTCGCGGAGAAGATCGCCGAACTCAAAGAGATCGACGTTTCGGCGGTCGAGGCATCGACGCAGGAAAACATACGGCTTCTCTTCGGCATCGCTTAA
- the metG gene encoding methionine--tRNA ligase, whose amino-acid sequence MSRKAFYVTTPIYYVNDVPHIGHGYSTIIADVMARYKRFTGYDVLFLTGTDEHGQKVEKAAREKGLSPQEHSDRMVEPWQSLWKKLNISYDDFIRTTQERHIEVVQSIFQALYDKGDIYKGLYEGWYCVHEETFYPEAQLVGGCCPECGREVEWLKEESYYFRTSKYQEALLTHIEKHPDFVQPDFRRNEVLSFMEGGVQDISVSRTTFQWGIPVPFDSKHIIYVWFDALINYITGSGYLQDDEKYRKYWPADIHVIGKDIIRFHAVIWPIMLLALGVELPKKVLATGFWTLGGEKISKSKGIVVDPNELIDEFGEDTIRYFLLREIGLGLDGEFTKDAVVRRINGDLANDLGNLVHRTVAMMMKYFEGAIPEAGEVGPIDADLKNEALGLADAVGEAMDRIDIREALVRIWKVVGKANKYIDEAAPWALAREGQAERLATVMRTLLESIRIVALNLTPVMPKTAAQIWSRLGQEGFEELSFEDAKSWDGLASGTSVKKAPPLFPRIEIEEDA is encoded by the coding sequence TTGTCAAGGAAGGCTTTTTACGTAACGACGCCTATCTACTATGTTAATGATGTTCCCCATATCGGACACGGATATTCGACTATAATCGCGGACGTTATGGCTAGGTACAAGCGTTTTACCGGCTATGACGTGCTGTTTTTGACCGGCACCGACGAACACGGCCAGAAAGTAGAGAAGGCCGCGCGTGAAAAAGGGCTCTCTCCTCAAGAGCACTCCGATCGAATGGTCGAACCGTGGCAATCGTTATGGAAAAAGCTGAACATATCGTACGACGATTTTATAAGAACGACGCAGGAGCGACATATCGAGGTCGTACAAAGCATCTTCCAGGCGCTCTATGATAAAGGGGATATTTATAAGGGGCTGTATGAAGGCTGGTACTGTGTCCATGAAGAGACTTTTTATCCCGAAGCTCAACTTGTCGGCGGATGCTGTCCCGAATGCGGCCGCGAGGTCGAATGGCTGAAAGAGGAGAGCTATTATTTCAGGACCTCCAAATATCAGGAAGCTCTCCTGACGCATATCGAAAAGCATCCCGACTTCGTTCAGCCCGATTTTCGCCGCAACGAGGTTTTGAGTTTCATGGAGGGCGGCGTCCAAGACATATCGGTTTCGCGCACGACCTTTCAATGGGGCATACCCGTACCCTTCGATTCGAAGCACATCATATATGTCTGGTTCGACGCGCTAATCAACTACATTACCGGTAGCGGCTACCTCCAAGACGATGAGAAATATCGGAAATACTGGCCCGCGGACATCCATGTCATCGGCAAAGACATCATCCGCTTCCATGCGGTTATCTGGCCCATAATGCTGCTGGCGCTCGGCGTCGAGCTTCCCAAAAAAGTATTGGCCACCGGTTTCTGGACGCTCGGCGGCGAAAAGATCTCGAAATCCAAAGGCATTGTAGTCGACCCCAACGAGTTGATAGACGAGTTCGGAGAGGACACCATCCGTTATTTTCTCTTGCGCGAGATCGGCCTGGGGCTCGATGGTGAGTTCACCAAAGACGCCGTCGTGCGCAGGATCAACGGCGACCTCGCCAACGACCTCGGCAACCTCGTCCACCGCACGGTGGCGATGATGATGAAATACTTCGAGGGAGCGATTCCCGAGGCGGGGGAGGTAGGCCCGATCGACGCGGATTTAAAAAACGAAGCGCTCGGTCTAGCCGATGCCGTCGGGGAAGCGATGGATAGGATTGATATTCGAGAGGCGCTTGTGCGGATATGGAAGGTAGTCGGCAAAGCCAATAAATATATCGATGAAGCGGCCCCTTGGGCGCTGGCTAGAGAAGGACAGGCCGAGCGGCTCGCAACCGTGATGCGCACGCTCCTGGAGAGTATTCGTATCGTCGCACTCAACCTAACTCCGGTGATGCCGAAGACCGCCGCTCAGATATGGAGCCGGCTCGGGCAGGAGGGCTTCGAGGAACTCTCTTTCGAGGACGCTAAGAGCTGGGACGGTCTAGCCTCCGGCACATCGGTCAAGAAAGCGCCGCCGCTCTTTCCTCGAATCGAGATAGAAGAAGACGCATAA
- a CDS encoding AbrB/MazE/SpoVT family DNA-binding domain-containing protein, with translation MKSTGIVRRVDELGRIVIPMELRRTFGIEIKDPLEIFVDGDSIVLSKYQSVCVFCGSGTRIETFKGKNVCQDCKKELLIDRKV, from the coding sequence ATGAAGTCCACCGGCATTGTGAGGCGTGTAGACGAACTAGGAAGAATAGTAATACCCATGGAGCTAAGACGAACATTTGGCATAGAGATCAAGGACCCCTTAGAGATCTTTGTCGACGGTGATTCTATCGTCTTATCCAAGTATCAATCGGTCTGTGTCTTTTGCGGAAGCGGCACCCGGATCGAAACTTTTAAAGGCAAAAATGTCTGCCAAGACTGCAAAAAGGAGCTTCTGATAGATCGAAAAGTATAG